In one Macaca nemestrina isolate mMacNem1 chromosome 2, mMacNem.hap1, whole genome shotgun sequence genomic region, the following are encoded:
- the LOC105477469 gene encoding collagen alpha-1(VIII) chain isoform X4, translating to MAVLPGPLQLLGVLLTISLSSIRLIQAGAYYGIKPLPPQIPPQMPPQIPQYQPLGQQVPHIPLAKDGLAMGKEMPHLQYGKEYPHLPQYMKEIQPAPRMGKEAVPKKGKEIPLASLRGEQGPRGEPGPRGPPGPPGLPGHGIPGIKGKPGPQGYPGVGKPGMPGMPGKPGAMGMPGAKGEIGQKGEIGPMGIPGPQGPPGPHGLPGIGKPGGPGLPGQPGPKGDRGPKGLPGPQGLRGPKGDKGFGMPGAPGVKGPPGMHGPPGPVGLPGVGKPGVTGFPGPQGPLGKPGAPGEPGPQGPIGVPGVQGPPGIPGVGKPGQDGIPGQPGFPGGKGEQGLPGLPGPPGLPGIGKPGFPGPKGDRGMGGVPGALGPRGEKGPIGAPGIGGPPGEPGLPGIPGPMGPPGAIGFPGLKGEGGIVGPQGPPGPKGEPGLQGFPGKPGFLGEVGPPGMRGLPGPIGPKGEAGLKGVPGLPGVPGLLGPKGEPGIPGDQGLQGPPGIPGIGGPSGPIGPPGIPGPKGEPGLPGPPGFPGVGKPGVAGLHGPPGKPGALGPQGQPGLPGPPGPPGPPGPPALMPPTPPPQGEYLPDMGLGIDGVKPPHAYGAKKGKNGGPAYEMPAFTAELTAPFPPVGAPVKFDKLLYNGRQNYNPQTGIFTCEVPGVYYFAYHVHCKGGNVWVALFKNNEPVMYTYDEYKKGFLDQASGSAVLLLRPGDRVFLQMPSEQAAGLYAGQYVHSSFSGYLLYPM from the exons ATGGCTGTGCTGCCTggccctctgcagctgctgggaGTGCTGCTTACCATTTCCCTGAGCTCCATCAGGCTCATTCAGGCTGGTGCCTACTATGGGATCAAGCCGCTGCCACCTCAAATTCCTCCTCAGATGCCACCACAAATTCCACAATACCAGCCCCTGGGTCAACAAGTACCTCACATACCTTTGGCCAAAGATGGCCTTGCCATGGGCAAGGAGATGCCCCACTTGCAGTATGGCAAAGAGTATCCGCACCTACCCCAATATATGAAGGAGATTCAACCGGCGCCAAGAATGGGCAAGGAAGCAGTACCCAAGAAAGGCAAAG AAATACCATTAGCCAGTTTACGAGGGGAACAAGGTCCCCGTGGAGAGCCTGGCCCAAGAGGACCACCTGGGCCCCCTGGTTTGCCAGGTCATGGGATACCTGGAATTAAAGGAAAACCAGGGCCACAGGGATATCCAGGAGTTGGAAAGCCAGGTATGCCTGGAATGCCAGGGAAGCCAGGAGCCATGGGCATGCCTGGGGCAAAAGGAGAAATTGGACAGAAAGGGGAAATTGGGCCTATGGGGATCCCAGGACCACAAGGACCTCCAGGGCCTCACGGACTTCCTGGCATTGGGAAGCCAGGTGGGCCAGGGTTACCAGGGCAACCAGGACCAAAGGGTGATCGAGGACCCAAAGGACTACCAGGACCTCAAGGCCTTCGGGGTCCTAAAGGAGACAAGGGCTTCGGGATGCCAGGTGCACCAGGTGTAAAGGGCCCTCCAGGGATGCATGGCCCTCCCGGCCCTGTTGGACTGCCAGGAGTGGGCAAACCAGGAGTGACAGGCTTCCCTGGACCCCAGGGCCCCCTGGGAAAGCCAGGGGCTCCAGGAGAACCTGGGCCACAAGGCCCTATTGGGGTACCAGGGGTTCAAGGACCTCCTGGGATACCTGGAGTTGGAAAGCCAGGCCAGGATGGGATCCCGGGCCAGCCAGGATTTCCAGGTGGCAAAGGGGAGCAAGGACTGCCAGGGTTACCAGGACCTCCAGGCCTTCCAGGGATTGGGAAACCAGGCTTCCCAGGACCCAAAGGTGACCGGGGCATGGGAGGTGTTCCTGGGGCTCTTGGACCAAGAGGGGAGAAAGGACCAATAGGTGCCCCAGGAATAGGGGGTCCTCCAGGCGAGCCAGGCCTGCCTGGAATCCCAGGTCCTATGGGCCCTCCAGGTGCTATTGGTTTTCCTGGACTCAAAGGAGAAGGTGGGATTGTAGGGCCACAGGGGCCACCAGGTCCCAAGGGTGAGCCAGGGCTTCAAGGCTTCCCAGGAAAGCCAGGTTTCCTTGGCGAAGTAGGGCCTCCTGGCATGAGGGGTTTGCCAGGTCCCATAGGGCCCAAGGGGGAAGCTGGGCTCAAAGGTGTGCCAGGACTCCCTGGTGTTCCAGGGCTTCTCGGACCTAAGGGAGAGCCAGGAATCCCAGGGGATCAGGGTTTACAGGGCCCCCCAGGTATCCCAGGGATTGGGGGCCCTAGTGGCCCCATTGGACCACCTGGGATTCCAGGCCCCAAAGGGGAGCCTGGCCTCCCAGGGCCCCCTGGGTTCCCTGGTGTAGGGAAACCCGGAGTGGCAGGACTTCATGGCCCCCCAGGGAAGCCTGGTGCTCTTGGtcctcaaggccagcctggccttCCAGGACCCCCAGGCCCTCCAGGACCCCCAGGACCCCCAGCCTTGATGCCCCCTACACCACCACCCCAGGGAGAGTATCTGCCAGATATGGGGCTGGGAATTGATGGCGTGAAACCCCCCCATGCCTACGGGGCTAAGAAAGGCAAGAACGGAGGGCCAGCCTACGAGATGCCTGCATTTACCGCCGAGCTAACCGCACCTTTCCCACCGGTGGGGGCCCCAGTGAAGTTTGACAAACTGCTCTATAACGGCAGACAGAACTACAACCCGCAGACGGGCATCTTCACCTGTGAGGTCCCTGGTGTCTACTACTTTGCATACCACGTTCACTGCAAGGGGGGCAACGTGTGGGTTGCTCTATTCAAGAACAACGAGCCCGTGATGTACACGTATGACGAGTACAAAAAGGGCTTCCTGGACCAGGCGTCTGGGAGTGCAGTGCTGCTGCTCAGGCCCGGAGACCGGGTGTTCCTCCAGATGCCCTCAGAACAGGCTGCAGGACTGTATGCCGGGCAGTATGTCCACTCCTCCTTTTCAGGATATTTATTGTATcccatgtaa
- the LOC105477469 gene encoding collagen alpha-1(VIII) chain isoform X2, whose product MVMAVLPGPLQLLGVLLTISLSSIRLIQAGAYYGIKPLPPQIPPQMPPQIPQYQPLGQQVPHIPLAKDGLAMGKEMPHLQYGKEYPHLPQYMKEIQPAPRMGKEAVPKKGKEIPLASLRGEQGPRGEPGPRGPPGPPGLPGHGIPGIKGKPGPQGYPGVGKPGMPGMPGKPGAMGMPGAKGEIGQKGEIGPMGIPGPQGPPGPHGLPGIGKPGGPGLPGQPGPKGDRGPKGLPGPQGLRGPKGDKGFGMPGAPGVKGPPGMHGPPGPVGLPGVGKPGVTGFPGPQGPLGKPGAPGEPGPQGPIGVPGVQGPPGIPGVGKPGQDGIPGQPGFPGGKGEQGLPGLPGPPGLPGIGKPGFPGPKGDRGMGGVPGALGPRGEKGPIGAPGIGGPPGEPGLPGIPGPMGPPGAIGFPGLKGEGGIVGPQGPPGPKGEPGLQGFPGKPGFLGEVGPPGMRGLPGPIGPKGEAGLKGVPGLPGVPGLLGPKGEPGIPGDQGLQGPPGIPGIGGPSGPIGPPGIPGPKGEPGLPGPPGFPGVGKPGVAGLHGPPGKPGALGPQGQPGLPGPPGPPGPPGPPALMPPTPPPQGEYLPDMGLGIDGVKPPHAYGAKKGKNGGPAYEMPAFTAELTAPFPPVGAPVKFDKLLYNGRQNYNPQTGIFTCEVPGVYYFAYHVHCKGGNVWVALFKNNEPVMYTYDEYKKGFLDQASGSAVLLLRPGDRVFLQMPSEQAAGLYAGQYVHSSFSGYLLYPM is encoded by the exons GTGATGGCTGTGCTGCCTggccctctgcagctgctgggaGTGCTGCTTACCATTTCCCTGAGCTCCATCAGGCTCATTCAGGCTGGTGCCTACTATGGGATCAAGCCGCTGCCACCTCAAATTCCTCCTCAGATGCCACCACAAATTCCACAATACCAGCCCCTGGGTCAACAAGTACCTCACATACCTTTGGCCAAAGATGGCCTTGCCATGGGCAAGGAGATGCCCCACTTGCAGTATGGCAAAGAGTATCCGCACCTACCCCAATATATGAAGGAGATTCAACCGGCGCCAAGAATGGGCAAGGAAGCAGTACCCAAGAAAGGCAAAG AAATACCATTAGCCAGTTTACGAGGGGAACAAGGTCCCCGTGGAGAGCCTGGCCCAAGAGGACCACCTGGGCCCCCTGGTTTGCCAGGTCATGGGATACCTGGAATTAAAGGAAAACCAGGGCCACAGGGATATCCAGGAGTTGGAAAGCCAGGTATGCCTGGAATGCCAGGGAAGCCAGGAGCCATGGGCATGCCTGGGGCAAAAGGAGAAATTGGACAGAAAGGGGAAATTGGGCCTATGGGGATCCCAGGACCACAAGGACCTCCAGGGCCTCACGGACTTCCTGGCATTGGGAAGCCAGGTGGGCCAGGGTTACCAGGGCAACCAGGACCAAAGGGTGATCGAGGACCCAAAGGACTACCAGGACCTCAAGGCCTTCGGGGTCCTAAAGGAGACAAGGGCTTCGGGATGCCAGGTGCACCAGGTGTAAAGGGCCCTCCAGGGATGCATGGCCCTCCCGGCCCTGTTGGACTGCCAGGAGTGGGCAAACCAGGAGTGACAGGCTTCCCTGGACCCCAGGGCCCCCTGGGAAAGCCAGGGGCTCCAGGAGAACCTGGGCCACAAGGCCCTATTGGGGTACCAGGGGTTCAAGGACCTCCTGGGATACCTGGAGTTGGAAAGCCAGGCCAGGATGGGATCCCGGGCCAGCCAGGATTTCCAGGTGGCAAAGGGGAGCAAGGACTGCCAGGGTTACCAGGACCTCCAGGCCTTCCAGGGATTGGGAAACCAGGCTTCCCAGGACCCAAAGGTGACCGGGGCATGGGAGGTGTTCCTGGGGCTCTTGGACCAAGAGGGGAGAAAGGACCAATAGGTGCCCCAGGAATAGGGGGTCCTCCAGGCGAGCCAGGCCTGCCTGGAATCCCAGGTCCTATGGGCCCTCCAGGTGCTATTGGTTTTCCTGGACTCAAAGGAGAAGGTGGGATTGTAGGGCCACAGGGGCCACCAGGTCCCAAGGGTGAGCCAGGGCTTCAAGGCTTCCCAGGAAAGCCAGGTTTCCTTGGCGAAGTAGGGCCTCCTGGCATGAGGGGTTTGCCAGGTCCCATAGGGCCCAAGGGGGAAGCTGGGCTCAAAGGTGTGCCAGGACTCCCTGGTGTTCCAGGGCTTCTCGGACCTAAGGGAGAGCCAGGAATCCCAGGGGATCAGGGTTTACAGGGCCCCCCAGGTATCCCAGGGATTGGGGGCCCTAGTGGCCCCATTGGACCACCTGGGATTCCAGGCCCCAAAGGGGAGCCTGGCCTCCCAGGGCCCCCTGGGTTCCCTGGTGTAGGGAAACCCGGAGTGGCAGGACTTCATGGCCCCCCAGGGAAGCCTGGTGCTCTTGGtcctcaaggccagcctggccttCCAGGACCCCCAGGCCCTCCAGGACCCCCAGGACCCCCAGCCTTGATGCCCCCTACACCACCACCCCAGGGAGAGTATCTGCCAGATATGGGGCTGGGAATTGATGGCGTGAAACCCCCCCATGCCTACGGGGCTAAGAAAGGCAAGAACGGAGGGCCAGCCTACGAGATGCCTGCATTTACCGCCGAGCTAACCGCACCTTTCCCACCGGTGGGGGCCCCAGTGAAGTTTGACAAACTGCTCTATAACGGCAGACAGAACTACAACCCGCAGACGGGCATCTTCACCTGTGAGGTCCCTGGTGTCTACTACTTTGCATACCACGTTCACTGCAAGGGGGGCAACGTGTGGGTTGCTCTATTCAAGAACAACGAGCCCGTGATGTACACGTATGACGAGTACAAAAAGGGCTTCCTGGACCAGGCGTCTGGGAGTGCAGTGCTGCTGCTCAGGCCCGGAGACCGGGTGTTCCTCCAGATGCCCTCAGAACAGGCTGCAGGACTGTATGCCGGGCAGTATGTCCACTCCTCCTTTTCAGGATATTTATTGTATcccatgtaa
- the LOC105477469 gene encoding collagen alpha-1(VIII) chain isoform X1 — protein sequence MVMAVLPGPLQLLGVLLTISLSSIRLIQAGAYYGIKPLPPQIPPQMPPQIPQYQPLGQQVPHIPLAKDGLAMGKEMPHLQYGKEYPHLPQYMKEIQPAPRMGKEAVPKKGKVEIPLASLRGEQGPRGEPGPRGPPGPPGLPGHGIPGIKGKPGPQGYPGVGKPGMPGMPGKPGAMGMPGAKGEIGQKGEIGPMGIPGPQGPPGPHGLPGIGKPGGPGLPGQPGPKGDRGPKGLPGPQGLRGPKGDKGFGMPGAPGVKGPPGMHGPPGPVGLPGVGKPGVTGFPGPQGPLGKPGAPGEPGPQGPIGVPGVQGPPGIPGVGKPGQDGIPGQPGFPGGKGEQGLPGLPGPPGLPGIGKPGFPGPKGDRGMGGVPGALGPRGEKGPIGAPGIGGPPGEPGLPGIPGPMGPPGAIGFPGLKGEGGIVGPQGPPGPKGEPGLQGFPGKPGFLGEVGPPGMRGLPGPIGPKGEAGLKGVPGLPGVPGLLGPKGEPGIPGDQGLQGPPGIPGIGGPSGPIGPPGIPGPKGEPGLPGPPGFPGVGKPGVAGLHGPPGKPGALGPQGQPGLPGPPGPPGPPGPPALMPPTPPPQGEYLPDMGLGIDGVKPPHAYGAKKGKNGGPAYEMPAFTAELTAPFPPVGAPVKFDKLLYNGRQNYNPQTGIFTCEVPGVYYFAYHVHCKGGNVWVALFKNNEPVMYTYDEYKKGFLDQASGSAVLLLRPGDRVFLQMPSEQAAGLYAGQYVHSSFSGYLLYPM from the exons GTGATGGCTGTGCTGCCTggccctctgcagctgctgggaGTGCTGCTTACCATTTCCCTGAGCTCCATCAGGCTCATTCAGGCTGGTGCCTACTATGGGATCAAGCCGCTGCCACCTCAAATTCCTCCTCAGATGCCACCACAAATTCCACAATACCAGCCCCTGGGTCAACAAGTACCTCACATACCTTTGGCCAAAGATGGCCTTGCCATGGGCAAGGAGATGCCCCACTTGCAGTATGGCAAAGAGTATCCGCACCTACCCCAATATATGAAGGAGATTCAACCGGCGCCAAGAATGGGCAAGGAAGCAGTACCCAAGAAAGGCAAAG tAGAAATACCATTAGCCAGTTTACGAGGGGAACAAGGTCCCCGTGGAGAGCCTGGCCCAAGAGGACCACCTGGGCCCCCTGGTTTGCCAGGTCATGGGATACCTGGAATTAAAGGAAAACCAGGGCCACAGGGATATCCAGGAGTTGGAAAGCCAGGTATGCCTGGAATGCCAGGGAAGCCAGGAGCCATGGGCATGCCTGGGGCAAAAGGAGAAATTGGACAGAAAGGGGAAATTGGGCCTATGGGGATCCCAGGACCACAAGGACCTCCAGGGCCTCACGGACTTCCTGGCATTGGGAAGCCAGGTGGGCCAGGGTTACCAGGGCAACCAGGACCAAAGGGTGATCGAGGACCCAAAGGACTACCAGGACCTCAAGGCCTTCGGGGTCCTAAAGGAGACAAGGGCTTCGGGATGCCAGGTGCACCAGGTGTAAAGGGCCCTCCAGGGATGCATGGCCCTCCCGGCCCTGTTGGACTGCCAGGAGTGGGCAAACCAGGAGTGACAGGCTTCCCTGGACCCCAGGGCCCCCTGGGAAAGCCAGGGGCTCCAGGAGAACCTGGGCCACAAGGCCCTATTGGGGTACCAGGGGTTCAAGGACCTCCTGGGATACCTGGAGTTGGAAAGCCAGGCCAGGATGGGATCCCGGGCCAGCCAGGATTTCCAGGTGGCAAAGGGGAGCAAGGACTGCCAGGGTTACCAGGACCTCCAGGCCTTCCAGGGATTGGGAAACCAGGCTTCCCAGGACCCAAAGGTGACCGGGGCATGGGAGGTGTTCCTGGGGCTCTTGGACCAAGAGGGGAGAAAGGACCAATAGGTGCCCCAGGAATAGGGGGTCCTCCAGGCGAGCCAGGCCTGCCTGGAATCCCAGGTCCTATGGGCCCTCCAGGTGCTATTGGTTTTCCTGGACTCAAAGGAGAAGGTGGGATTGTAGGGCCACAGGGGCCACCAGGTCCCAAGGGTGAGCCAGGGCTTCAAGGCTTCCCAGGAAAGCCAGGTTTCCTTGGCGAAGTAGGGCCTCCTGGCATGAGGGGTTTGCCAGGTCCCATAGGGCCCAAGGGGGAAGCTGGGCTCAAAGGTGTGCCAGGACTCCCTGGTGTTCCAGGGCTTCTCGGACCTAAGGGAGAGCCAGGAATCCCAGGGGATCAGGGTTTACAGGGCCCCCCAGGTATCCCAGGGATTGGGGGCCCTAGTGGCCCCATTGGACCACCTGGGATTCCAGGCCCCAAAGGGGAGCCTGGCCTCCCAGGGCCCCCTGGGTTCCCTGGTGTAGGGAAACCCGGAGTGGCAGGACTTCATGGCCCCCCAGGGAAGCCTGGTGCTCTTGGtcctcaaggccagcctggccttCCAGGACCCCCAGGCCCTCCAGGACCCCCAGGACCCCCAGCCTTGATGCCCCCTACACCACCACCCCAGGGAGAGTATCTGCCAGATATGGGGCTGGGAATTGATGGCGTGAAACCCCCCCATGCCTACGGGGCTAAGAAAGGCAAGAACGGAGGGCCAGCCTACGAGATGCCTGCATTTACCGCCGAGCTAACCGCACCTTTCCCACCGGTGGGGGCCCCAGTGAAGTTTGACAAACTGCTCTATAACGGCAGACAGAACTACAACCCGCAGACGGGCATCTTCACCTGTGAGGTCCCTGGTGTCTACTACTTTGCATACCACGTTCACTGCAAGGGGGGCAACGTGTGGGTTGCTCTATTCAAGAACAACGAGCCCGTGATGTACACGTATGACGAGTACAAAAAGGGCTTCCTGGACCAGGCGTCTGGGAGTGCAGTGCTGCTGCTCAGGCCCGGAGACCGGGTGTTCCTCCAGATGCCCTCAGAACAGGCTGCAGGACTGTATGCCGGGCAGTATGTCCACTCCTCCTTTTCAGGATATTTATTGTATcccatgtaa
- the LOC105477469 gene encoding collagen alpha-1(VIII) chain isoform X3, with product MAVLPGPLQLLGVLLTISLSSIRLIQAGAYYGIKPLPPQIPPQMPPQIPQYQPLGQQVPHIPLAKDGLAMGKEMPHLQYGKEYPHLPQYMKEIQPAPRMGKEAVPKKGKVEIPLASLRGEQGPRGEPGPRGPPGPPGLPGHGIPGIKGKPGPQGYPGVGKPGMPGMPGKPGAMGMPGAKGEIGQKGEIGPMGIPGPQGPPGPHGLPGIGKPGGPGLPGQPGPKGDRGPKGLPGPQGLRGPKGDKGFGMPGAPGVKGPPGMHGPPGPVGLPGVGKPGVTGFPGPQGPLGKPGAPGEPGPQGPIGVPGVQGPPGIPGVGKPGQDGIPGQPGFPGGKGEQGLPGLPGPPGLPGIGKPGFPGPKGDRGMGGVPGALGPRGEKGPIGAPGIGGPPGEPGLPGIPGPMGPPGAIGFPGLKGEGGIVGPQGPPGPKGEPGLQGFPGKPGFLGEVGPPGMRGLPGPIGPKGEAGLKGVPGLPGVPGLLGPKGEPGIPGDQGLQGPPGIPGIGGPSGPIGPPGIPGPKGEPGLPGPPGFPGVGKPGVAGLHGPPGKPGALGPQGQPGLPGPPGPPGPPGPPALMPPTPPPQGEYLPDMGLGIDGVKPPHAYGAKKGKNGGPAYEMPAFTAELTAPFPPVGAPVKFDKLLYNGRQNYNPQTGIFTCEVPGVYYFAYHVHCKGGNVWVALFKNNEPVMYTYDEYKKGFLDQASGSAVLLLRPGDRVFLQMPSEQAAGLYAGQYVHSSFSGYLLYPM from the exons ATGGCTGTGCTGCCTggccctctgcagctgctgggaGTGCTGCTTACCATTTCCCTGAGCTCCATCAGGCTCATTCAGGCTGGTGCCTACTATGGGATCAAGCCGCTGCCACCTCAAATTCCTCCTCAGATGCCACCACAAATTCCACAATACCAGCCCCTGGGTCAACAAGTACCTCACATACCTTTGGCCAAAGATGGCCTTGCCATGGGCAAGGAGATGCCCCACTTGCAGTATGGCAAAGAGTATCCGCACCTACCCCAATATATGAAGGAGATTCAACCGGCGCCAAGAATGGGCAAGGAAGCAGTACCCAAGAAAGGCAAAG tAGAAATACCATTAGCCAGTTTACGAGGGGAACAAGGTCCCCGTGGAGAGCCTGGCCCAAGAGGACCACCTGGGCCCCCTGGTTTGCCAGGTCATGGGATACCTGGAATTAAAGGAAAACCAGGGCCACAGGGATATCCAGGAGTTGGAAAGCCAGGTATGCCTGGAATGCCAGGGAAGCCAGGAGCCATGGGCATGCCTGGGGCAAAAGGAGAAATTGGACAGAAAGGGGAAATTGGGCCTATGGGGATCCCAGGACCACAAGGACCTCCAGGGCCTCACGGACTTCCTGGCATTGGGAAGCCAGGTGGGCCAGGGTTACCAGGGCAACCAGGACCAAAGGGTGATCGAGGACCCAAAGGACTACCAGGACCTCAAGGCCTTCGGGGTCCTAAAGGAGACAAGGGCTTCGGGATGCCAGGTGCACCAGGTGTAAAGGGCCCTCCAGGGATGCATGGCCCTCCCGGCCCTGTTGGACTGCCAGGAGTGGGCAAACCAGGAGTGACAGGCTTCCCTGGACCCCAGGGCCCCCTGGGAAAGCCAGGGGCTCCAGGAGAACCTGGGCCACAAGGCCCTATTGGGGTACCAGGGGTTCAAGGACCTCCTGGGATACCTGGAGTTGGAAAGCCAGGCCAGGATGGGATCCCGGGCCAGCCAGGATTTCCAGGTGGCAAAGGGGAGCAAGGACTGCCAGGGTTACCAGGACCTCCAGGCCTTCCAGGGATTGGGAAACCAGGCTTCCCAGGACCCAAAGGTGACCGGGGCATGGGAGGTGTTCCTGGGGCTCTTGGACCAAGAGGGGAGAAAGGACCAATAGGTGCCCCAGGAATAGGGGGTCCTCCAGGCGAGCCAGGCCTGCCTGGAATCCCAGGTCCTATGGGCCCTCCAGGTGCTATTGGTTTTCCTGGACTCAAAGGAGAAGGTGGGATTGTAGGGCCACAGGGGCCACCAGGTCCCAAGGGTGAGCCAGGGCTTCAAGGCTTCCCAGGAAAGCCAGGTTTCCTTGGCGAAGTAGGGCCTCCTGGCATGAGGGGTTTGCCAGGTCCCATAGGGCCCAAGGGGGAAGCTGGGCTCAAAGGTGTGCCAGGACTCCCTGGTGTTCCAGGGCTTCTCGGACCTAAGGGAGAGCCAGGAATCCCAGGGGATCAGGGTTTACAGGGCCCCCCAGGTATCCCAGGGATTGGGGGCCCTAGTGGCCCCATTGGACCACCTGGGATTCCAGGCCCCAAAGGGGAGCCTGGCCTCCCAGGGCCCCCTGGGTTCCCTGGTGTAGGGAAACCCGGAGTGGCAGGACTTCATGGCCCCCCAGGGAAGCCTGGTGCTCTTGGtcctcaaggccagcctggccttCCAGGACCCCCAGGCCCTCCAGGACCCCCAGGACCCCCAGCCTTGATGCCCCCTACACCACCACCCCAGGGAGAGTATCTGCCAGATATGGGGCTGGGAATTGATGGCGTGAAACCCCCCCATGCCTACGGGGCTAAGAAAGGCAAGAACGGAGGGCCAGCCTACGAGATGCCTGCATTTACCGCCGAGCTAACCGCACCTTTCCCACCGGTGGGGGCCCCAGTGAAGTTTGACAAACTGCTCTATAACGGCAGACAGAACTACAACCCGCAGACGGGCATCTTCACCTGTGAGGTCCCTGGTGTCTACTACTTTGCATACCACGTTCACTGCAAGGGGGGCAACGTGTGGGTTGCTCTATTCAAGAACAACGAGCCCGTGATGTACACGTATGACGAGTACAAAAAGGGCTTCCTGGACCAGGCGTCTGGGAGTGCAGTGCTGCTGCTCAGGCCCGGAGACCGGGTGTTCCTCCAGATGCCCTCAGAACAGGCTGCAGGACTGTATGCCGGGCAGTATGTCCACTCCTCCTTTTCAGGATATTTATTGTATcccatgtaa